A genomic region of Streptosporangium lutulentum contains the following coding sequences:
- the plsX gene encoding phosphate acyltransferase PlsX: protein MPDTDAPGVIPIALDAMGGDHAPDEIVAGAVQAVREHGIPIVLVGAPRPLADALHRHDATAEIPIVRAEEALAMNEGALASLRRPRSSIAVACHLVRRGDACAVVSAGSTAGIVATGKLRLRGQPGVLRPAIAVALPTRPNPTILLDAGANAEVKPEMLVQFAHLGAAYAETALGIEAPKIGLLTIGSEPEKGNKLVKRAHELLSGAPGLVFAGNIEGHDLLTGTVDVIVADGFTGNVALKTMEGSVRYAFSELRETIQESRTARIGGLLQKKRIKELYRRLDPEVHGGAVLLGLNGTVVIAHGASHAKGVSAACVLAARLAHEGVVNRIGERLATSHRSHRLW from the coding sequence TTGCCTGATACCGACGCTCCCGGCGTCATACCGATCGCCTTGGACGCGATGGGCGGTGACCACGCCCCGGACGAGATCGTCGCGGGAGCCGTGCAAGCAGTGAGAGAACATGGGATTCCCATCGTCCTCGTCGGTGCTCCCCGCCCTCTCGCCGACGCGCTCCACCGGCACGACGCGACCGCCGAGATCCCGATCGTCCGGGCCGAAGAGGCACTGGCCATGAACGAGGGCGCCCTCGCCAGCCTGCGCCGTCCGCGTTCCAGCATCGCCGTCGCCTGCCACCTCGTACGGCGGGGCGACGCCTGTGCCGTGGTCTCCGCCGGATCCACCGCCGGAATCGTGGCCACCGGCAAACTCCGGCTCCGCGGCCAGCCGGGGGTGCTCAGACCTGCCATCGCCGTGGCCCTGCCGACCCGCCCGAACCCCACAATCCTGCTGGACGCGGGGGCGAACGCCGAGGTCAAGCCCGAGATGCTGGTGCAGTTCGCCCACCTCGGCGCGGCCTACGCGGAGACCGCCCTGGGGATCGAGGCTCCCAAGATCGGCCTGCTGACCATCGGCAGCGAGCCCGAGAAGGGCAACAAGCTCGTCAAACGAGCCCACGAGCTGCTGTCGGGCGCCCCGGGGCTCGTCTTCGCCGGCAACATCGAGGGACACGATCTTCTCACCGGGACCGTGGACGTCATCGTCGCCGACGGCTTCACCGGCAACGTCGCGCTCAAGACCATGGAGGGCAGCGTCCGCTACGCCTTCAGCGAGCTCCGCGAGACGATCCAGGAGAGCCGCACGGCCAGGATCGGCGGGCTGCTGCAGAAGAAACGCATCAAGGAGCTCTACCGGCGCCTGGACCCCGAGGTTCACGGCGGCGCCGTACTGCTCGGGCTGAACGGCACCGTGGTCATCGCACACGGAGCCTCACACGCCAAGGGCGTCAGCGCCGCCTGCGTGCTCGCGGCCAGGCTGGCCCACGAGGGTGTGGTGAACCGCATCGGCGAACGCCTCGCCACCTCTCACCGGTCGCATCGCCTCTGGTGA
- a CDS encoding DUF1707 SHOCT-like domain-containing protein, translated as MTTHDPVPHTSEDGLPPAPRASGTGLTLASRVSDTDLAPAPRASDTGLAPAPHAFGTGLAPALRASDADRDRVAAVLSEALATGRLTTVEHADRLEATYNSVTVDELVPITLDLLDVAAPASTAIAGRQEVTAAFSKVVRGGRWVAGRHTALSATFGALIVDLSDAVLPGREITLELTSFCGKLIVRVPENAHVIDEVSGLFAKRHISGGIGGEGGPVIKVVGRATFGKIIVARERTDWNLPDKP; from the coding sequence ATGACGACCCACGACCCCGTTCCTCACACGTCGGAGGACGGCCTCCCTCCCGCCCCGCGCGCCTCCGGCACCGGCCTCACTCTCGCCTCGCGTGTCTCCGACACCGATCTCGCTCCCGCCCCGCGTGCCTCCGATACCGGCCTCGCTCCCGCCCCGCACGCCTTCGGCACCGGCCTCGCTCCCGCCCTGCGCGCCTCCGACGCCGACCGTGACCGAGTGGCCGCCGTGTTGAGCGAAGCGCTCGCCACCGGCCGGCTGACCACCGTCGAGCACGCCGACCGCCTGGAGGCGACCTACAACTCCGTGACCGTGGACGAGCTCGTCCCGATCACTCTCGACCTGCTCGACGTCGCCGCCCCCGCGTCCACGGCCATCGCCGGCCGCCAGGAGGTCACCGCCGCCTTCAGCAAGGTCGTTCGGGGCGGGCGCTGGGTCGCCGGACGGCACACGGCGCTGAGCGCCACCTTCGGCGCTCTGATCGTCGACCTGTCCGACGCGGTGCTTCCCGGTAGGGAGATCACGCTTGAGCTCACCTCCTTCTGCGGCAAACTGATCGTCAGGGTTCCCGAGAACGCCCACGTCATCGACGAGGTCAGCGGGCTGTTCGCCAAGAGGCACATCTCAGGCGGCATCGGCGGCGAAGGTGGGCCGGTGATCAAGGTCGTCGGCCGGGCCACTTTCGGGAAGATCATCGTCGCGAGGGAGAGAACCGACTGGAATCTCCCCGACAAGCCCTGA